One Streptomyces sp. L2 genomic window carries:
- a CDS encoding RNA polymerase sigma factor: MPETAECEPWAQAEVPLPHTSAAIILEVAPVQTQTLTQTDSSTSATSTAEEPDAESDVLVAVPPQSRGPLHPEAVAEPAEPPAEALAEEPEEAAGPVEAPAAAARADTSGPSADLFRQYLREIGRIPLLSAAEEVELARRVEAGLFAEEKLLNTPDLDSQLALDLDRLVVLGRMAKRRLIEANLRLVVSVAKRYVGRGLTMLDLVQEGNLGLIRAVEKFDYARGYKFSTYATWWIRQAMSRALADQARTIRVPVHVVELINRVVRVQRRMLQERGYEPTPDEVAAHLDLPPERVGEVLRLAQEPVSLHAPVGEEDDVALGDLIEDGDATSPVESAAFLLLRQHLEAVLSTLGERERKVVQLRYGLMDGRPRTLEEIGRIFGVTRERIRQIESKTLNKLRDHTFADQLRGYLD, from the coding sequence GTGCCCGAGACCGCGGAGTGCGAGCCGTGGGCTCAGGCCGAAGTACCGCTGCCGCACACCTCCGCAGCGATCATCCTGGAGGTCGCCCCCGTGCAGACCCAGACCCTCACCCAGACCGACAGCAGCACCAGCGCCACCAGCACCGCCGAAGAACCGGACGCGGAGAGCGACGTTCTCGTGGCCGTGCCCCCGCAGAGCCGCGGCCCGCTCCACCCGGAGGCGGTCGCCGAGCCGGCGGAACCGCCCGCCGAGGCGCTGGCCGAGGAGCCGGAGGAGGCCGCCGGACCCGTCGAGGCGCCGGCCGCCGCCGCCCGCGCCGACACCAGCGGCCCCTCCGCCGACCTGTTCCGCCAGTACCTGCGCGAGATCGGCCGTATCCCGCTGCTCAGCGCCGCCGAGGAGGTCGAGCTCGCCCGCCGTGTCGAAGCCGGGCTGTTCGCCGAGGAGAAACTCCTCAACACACCTGATCTGGACAGCCAGTTGGCGCTCGACCTGGACCGGCTCGTCGTGCTGGGCCGGATGGCCAAGCGGCGGCTCATCGAGGCCAACCTGCGGCTCGTGGTGTCCGTAGCGAAACGGTACGTCGGCCGCGGGCTCACCATGCTCGACCTCGTGCAGGAAGGCAACCTCGGACTCATCCGCGCCGTCGAGAAGTTCGACTACGCCCGCGGCTACAAGTTCTCCACCTACGCCACCTGGTGGATCCGCCAGGCCATGTCCCGCGCCCTCGCCGACCAGGCCCGCACCATCCGGGTCCCCGTGCACGTCGTCGAGCTGATCAACCGGGTCGTGCGCGTCCAGCGGCGGATGCTGCAGGAGCGGGGCTACGAGCCGACGCCCGACGAGGTCGCGGCCCACCTCGACCTGCCGCCCGAGCGGGTCGGCGAGGTGCTGCGCCTGGCCCAGGAACCGGTGTCGCTGCACGCGCCGGTCGGCGAGGAGGACGACGTCGCGCTCGGTGACCTCATCGAGGACGGCGACGCCACGAGCCCCGTCGAGTCCGCCGCGTTCCTGCTGCTGCGCCAGCACCTGGAGGCGGTGCTGTCCACGCTCGGCGAGCGGGAGCGGAAGGTCGTACAGCTGCGGTACGGGCTGATGGACGGGCGGCCGCGCACGCTGGAGGAGATCGGGCGGATCTTCGGGGTGACGCGGGAGCGGATACGGCAGATCGAGTCCAAGACTCTCAACAAGCTGCGGGACCATACCTTCGCCGACCAGCTGCGCGGGTATCTGGACTGA
- a CDS encoding ABC transporter ATP-binding protein, with product MAGPMGRMMAGGGPDQRSMDFKESGKRLVGQFRPERLVIGCLLMCVVVSVGLNVIGPKILGKATDLVFGGIIGRQMPAGATKEQVLDSMRAHGKGAVADMLQSTDFTPGKGIDFTAVGNVLLLALGTFLVAGLLMAVATRLVTLAVNRTMYRMREAVQTKLSRLPLSYFDRRQRGEVLSRATNDIDNIGQTLQQSMGQLINALLTIIGVLAMMFYVSWILALVALVTVPLSFVVATRVGKRSQPHFVQQWRSTGKLNAHVEEMYSGHTLVKVFGRQQESAKQFAEQNEALYEASFKAQFNSGVMQPLMMFVSNLNYVLVAVVGGLRVASGSLSIGDVQAFIQYSRQFSMPLTQVASMANLVQSGVASAERIFELLDAEEQEADPVPGLRPEELRGRVELEHVSFRYDPEKPLIEDLSLKVEPGHTVAIVGPTGAGKTTLVNLLMRFYDVSGGRITLDGVDIQKMSRDELRSGIGMVLQDTWLFGGTIAENIAYGAGVKGGARSALGQGGGGRRAGEVTRGEIEEAARAAHADRFVRTLPEGYDTVIDDEGTGVSAGEKQLITIARAFLSDPVILVLDEATSSVDTRTEVLIQKAMAKLAHGRTSFVIAHRLSTIRDADTILVMENGSIVEQGAHAELLAADGAYARLYKAQFAQAVAEVD from the coding sequence ATGGCCGGGCCCATGGGACGCATGATGGCCGGGGGCGGCCCCGACCAGCGCTCGATGGACTTCAAGGAGTCCGGCAAACGCCTCGTCGGCCAGTTCAGGCCCGAGCGCCTCGTCATCGGCTGTCTGCTGATGTGCGTGGTGGTCAGCGTCGGCCTGAACGTGATCGGCCCGAAGATCCTCGGCAAGGCCACCGACCTGGTGTTCGGCGGGATCATCGGCCGGCAGATGCCCGCCGGGGCGACCAAGGAGCAGGTCCTCGACTCGATGCGCGCGCACGGCAAGGGCGCCGTCGCGGACATGCTGCAGAGCACCGACTTCACGCCCGGCAAGGGCATCGACTTCACCGCCGTCGGCAACGTCCTGCTGCTCGCGCTCGGCACCTTCCTGGTGGCCGGTCTGCTGATGGCGGTGGCGACACGGCTGGTCACGCTGGCCGTGAACCGGACGATGTACCGGATGCGGGAGGCCGTGCAGACGAAGCTGTCGCGGCTGCCGCTGTCGTACTTCGACCGGCGTCAGCGCGGCGAGGTGCTGTCCCGGGCGACCAACGACATCGACAACATCGGGCAGACGCTCCAGCAGTCGATGGGCCAGTTGATCAACGCGCTGCTGACCATCATCGGCGTGCTCGCCATGATGTTCTACGTCTCCTGGATCCTGGCGCTGGTCGCCCTGGTGACCGTGCCGCTGTCGTTCGTGGTGGCCACCCGGGTGGGCAAGCGGTCGCAGCCGCACTTCGTGCAGCAGTGGCGCTCCACCGGCAAGCTGAACGCGCACGTGGAGGAGATGTACAGCGGGCACACCCTGGTGAAGGTGTTCGGCCGGCAGCAGGAGTCGGCGAAGCAGTTCGCCGAGCAGAACGAGGCACTGTACGAGGCGTCGTTCAAGGCGCAGTTCAACAGCGGCGTCATGCAGCCGCTGATGATGTTCGTGTCGAACCTGAACTACGTGCTGGTGGCCGTGGTCGGCGGCCTGAGGGTCGCGTCCGGCTCGCTCTCCATCGGTGACGTGCAGGCCTTCATCCAGTACTCGCGGCAGTTCTCGATGCCGCTGACGCAGGTGGCGTCGATGGCGAACCTGGTGCAGTCGGGTGTCGCCTCGGCCGAGCGGATCTTCGAACTCCTGGACGCGGAGGAGCAGGAGGCGGATCCGGTGCCGGGCCTGCGGCCCGAGGAGCTGCGCGGGCGGGTGGAACTGGAGCACGTGTCGTTCCGCTACGACCCGGAGAAGCCGCTCATCGAGGACCTGTCGCTGAAGGTGGAGCCCGGCCACACGGTGGCGATCGTCGGCCCCACCGGCGCGGGCAAGACCACGCTGGTCAACCTGCTGATGCGGTTCTACGACGTCTCCGGCGGCCGGATCACCCTGGACGGCGTGGACATCCAGAAGATGTCCCGCGACGAACTGCGTTCCGGGATCGGCATGGTCCTCCAGGACACCTGGCTGTTCGGCGGCACCATCGCGGAGAACATCGCCTACGGCGCTGGAGTAAAGGGGGGTGCGCGAAGCGCACTCGGTCAGGGTGGTGGCGGGCGACGGGCGGGCGAGGTCACCCGGGGCGAGATCGAGGAGGCCGCCCGGGCCGCCCACGCCGACCGGTTCGTCCGCACCCTCCCCGAGGGCTACGACACCGTGATCGACGACGAGGGCACGGGCGTCTCCGCCGGTGAGAAGCAGCTCATCACCATCGCGCGGGCGTTCCTGTCCGACCCGGTGATCCTGGTCCTCGACGAGGCGACGTCGTCCGTCGACACCCGCACCGAGGTGCTGATCCAGAAGGCGATGGCCAAGCTCGCGCACGGCCGCACGTCCTTCGTGATCGCCCACCGCCTCTCCACGATCCGGGACGCGGACACCATCCTGGTCATGGAGAACGGCTCCATCGTCGAACAGGGCGCCCACGCGGAGCTGCTGGCCGCCGACGGGGCGTACGCCCGCCTCTACAAGGCGCAGTTCGCGCAGGCGGTGGCGGAGGTGGACTGA
- a CDS encoding YtxH domain-containing protein has product MRYRLTFLAGLALGYVLGTRAGRERYEQLKKSAQRIAENPAVRNTAETAAQQGRQYASKAFHTVSDKVGDRVPASVADRVRSLRERNINGTPDDDWGTSNT; this is encoded by the coding sequence ATGCGCTACCGGCTCACGTTCCTCGCCGGACTGGCCCTCGGTTACGTACTCGGCACGAGGGCCGGCCGCGAGCGCTACGAGCAGCTCAAGAAATCGGCCCAGCGGATCGCCGAGAATCCCGCGGTCCGCAACACCGCCGAGACCGCCGCCCAGCAGGGCCGCCAGTACGCCAGCAAGGCCTTCCACACGGTGAGCGACAAGGTCGGCGACCGCGTCCCCGCCTCCGTCGCCGACCGCGTCCGCTCCCTGCGCGAACGCAACATCAACGGCACCCCGGACGACGACTGGGGCACGAGCAACACGTAG
- the dnaG gene encoding DNA primase: protein MAGRINDEDVKAVRDAVPIDAVVSEYLQLRNAGGGNLKGLCPFHDEKSPSFQVSPSKGLFHCFGCQEGGDTITFVMKVDHLSFSEAVERLAAQAGITLRYEEGGYNPAHQRGERIRLVEAHKVAAQWFAEQLASSPEAETGRVFLAERGFDQAAAVHFGVGYSPQGWDHLIRFLRGKGFSDKELLLSGLAQEGRRGPIDRFRGRLMWPIRDIGGEVVGFGARKLYEADTGPKYLNTPETPIYKKSQVLYGIDLAKQHIAKASRAVVVEGYTDVMACHLAGVTTAIATCGTAFGGEHIKILRRLLMDNGSARVIFTFDGDAAGQKAALRAFEDDQKFAAETYIAIAPDGMDPCELRLAKGDEAVAELAEPRTPLFEFALRHVVSRYDLDTPAGRAAALDECAPIVARIKNSGAQHEVAVELAGLLGILDTQFVVKRVAQLARWARERGVKGGGGPQPPRGPQQQWETAPQQRPGGPALTLRNPVYAAERELLKLALQRPELVSPAFDAYGVDEFTAPPYAAVRQTIAESGGAEYGVQDPQEYLVRVREAAADDAVRAMVTELAVEPIMRRTVDDTYAGTVLVQIRRRAVERRIRDIQSQLTRLSTGGDPAQLAAVQNEMWVLQQYDQALRERGADAL from the coding sequence GTGGCTGGACGGATCAACGACGAGGACGTGAAGGCGGTTCGGGACGCGGTTCCGATCGACGCCGTGGTCTCCGAGTACCTCCAGCTGCGAAACGCGGGCGGCGGGAACCTCAAGGGACTCTGCCCGTTCCACGACGAGAAGTCGCCGTCCTTCCAGGTCAGCCCCAGCAAGGGACTCTTCCACTGCTTCGGCTGCCAGGAGGGCGGCGACACCATCACCTTCGTGATGAAGGTGGACCACCTCTCCTTCTCGGAGGCGGTGGAGCGGCTCGCCGCCCAGGCCGGCATCACCCTGCGGTACGAGGAGGGCGGGTACAACCCGGCCCACCAGCGGGGCGAGCGGATCCGCCTGGTCGAGGCGCACAAGGTCGCCGCGCAGTGGTTCGCCGAGCAGCTCGCGAGCAGCCCCGAGGCCGAGACCGGCCGGGTCTTCCTCGCCGAGCGCGGCTTCGACCAGGCGGCCGCCGTCCACTTCGGCGTCGGCTACAGCCCCCAGGGCTGGGACCACCTCATCCGCTTCCTGCGCGGCAAGGGCTTCAGCGACAAGGAACTGCTGCTGTCCGGCCTCGCCCAGGAGGGCCGGCGCGGGCCCATCGACCGGTTCCGGGGCCGCCTGATGTGGCCGATCCGGGACATCGGCGGCGAGGTCGTCGGCTTCGGCGCCCGCAAGCTGTACGAGGCGGACACCGGCCCCAAGTACCTGAACACGCCCGAGACGCCGATCTACAAGAAGTCCCAGGTGCTGTACGGCATCGACCTGGCCAAGCAGCACATCGCCAAGGCCAGCCGGGCCGTCGTCGTCGAGGGCTACACCGACGTCATGGCCTGCCACCTCGCCGGGGTGACCACCGCCATCGCCACCTGCGGCACGGCGTTCGGCGGCGAGCACATCAAGATCCTCCGCCGGCTGCTGATGGACAACGGCTCGGCCCGCGTGATCTTCACCTTCGACGGCGACGCGGCCGGGCAGAAGGCTGCCCTGCGCGCCTTCGAGGACGACCAGAAGTTCGCCGCCGAGACGTACATCGCGATCGCTCCGGACGGCATGGACCCCTGCGAGCTGCGGCTCGCCAAGGGCGACGAGGCCGTCGCCGAGCTGGCCGAGCCCCGCACCCCGCTGTTCGAGTTCGCCCTCCGCCACGTCGTGAGCCGCTACGACCTGGACACCCCGGCCGGCCGCGCCGCCGCACTGGACGAGTGCGCGCCGATCGTGGCCCGCATCAAGAACAGCGGCGCGCAGCACGAGGTCGCCGTCGAACTGGCCGGTCTGCTCGGCATCCTCGACACCCAGTTCGTCGTCAAGCGGGTGGCCCAACTGGCCCGCTGGGCCCGCGAGCGCGGCGTCAAGGGCGGCGGCGGCCCGCAGCCGCCCCGCGGCCCGCAGCAGCAGTGGGAGACCGCCCCCCAGCAGCGGCCCGGCGGTCCGGCCCTCACCCTCCGCAACCCGGTCTACGCGGCCGAACGCGAACTCCTCAAACTCGCCCTCCAGCGCCCCGAACTGGTCTCCCCGGCCTTCGACGCGTACGGCGTCGACGAGTTCACGGCACCGCCCTACGCCGCCGTACGCCAGACGATCGCCGAGTCCGGCGGCGCCGAGTACGGCGTCCAGGACCCGCAGGAGTACCTGGTCCGGGTCCGCGAGGCCGCGGCCGACGACGCCGTCCGCGCCATGGTCACCGAACTCGCCGTCGAGCCGATCATGCGCCGCACCGTCGACGACACCTACGCCGGCACGGTCCTCGTCCAGATCCGCCGCCGCGCCGTCGAACGCCGCATCCGCGACATCCAGTCCCAGCTCACCCGCCTCTCCACGGGCGGCGACCCCGCCCAACTCGCCGCCGTCCAGAACGAGATGTGGGTCCTCCAACAGTACGACCAGGCCCTGCGCGAACGGGGCGCGGACGCGCTCTGA
- a CDS encoding ABC transporter ATP-binding protein, with translation MLIRLLRTYLRPYRKPIALLVLLQFLQTCATLYLPTLNAHIIDNGVVKGDTDYILSFGALMIGISLVQVVCNMGAVYFGARTAAALGRDVRAAVFDQVQSFSAREVGHFGAPSLITRTTNDVTQVQMLALMTFTLMVSAPIMCVGGIVMALGLDVPLSGVLVAVVPVLGICVTLIVRRLRPLFRSMQVRLDTVNRVLREQISGNRVIRAFVRDGYEQERFGKANGDLTDMQLATGRMLALMFPMVMTVVNLSSIAVVWFGAHRINSGGMQIGDLTAFLAYLMQIVMSVMMATFMFMMVPRAEVCAERIQEVLTTDSSVVPPSAPVTELRRHGHLEIRAAGFRYPGAEEPVLKSIDLVARPGETTAVIGSTGSGKSTLLGLVPRLFDATEGEVLVDGVEVRELGPELLAKTVGLVPQKPYLFAGTVATNLRYGNPDATDEELWHALEVAQAKNFVSELEGGLNAPIAQGGTNVSGGQRQRLAIARTLVQRPEIYLFDDSFSALDYATDAALRAALSEETAEATVVIVAQRVATIRDADRIVVLDEGRVVGTGRHHELMAGNETYREIVLSQLTEAEAA, from the coding sequence GTGCTCATACGACTTCTACGGACCTATCTGAGGCCCTACCGGAAACCCATCGCCCTGCTGGTGCTGCTGCAGTTCCTGCAGACCTGCGCCACCCTCTACCTGCCCACGCTGAACGCCCACATCATCGACAACGGTGTCGTCAAGGGCGACACGGACTACATCCTGTCCTTCGGTGCCCTGATGATCGGCATCTCGCTGGTGCAGGTCGTGTGCAACATGGGCGCCGTGTACTTCGGCGCCCGTACCGCCGCCGCGCTGGGCCGGGACGTCCGCGCCGCCGTCTTCGACCAGGTGCAGTCGTTCTCGGCGCGTGAGGTGGGTCACTTCGGCGCGCCCTCCCTCATCACCCGGACGACCAACGACGTCACGCAGGTCCAGATGCTGGCCCTGATGACGTTCACGCTGATGGTGTCGGCGCCCATCATGTGCGTCGGCGGCATCGTGATGGCGCTCGGTCTGGACGTGCCGCTGTCGGGCGTCCTCGTCGCGGTCGTGCCCGTCCTCGGCATCTGCGTCACGCTGATCGTGCGCCGGCTGCGGCCGCTGTTCCGGTCCATGCAGGTCCGCCTCGACACGGTGAACCGGGTGCTGCGCGAGCAGATCAGCGGCAACCGGGTGATCCGCGCGTTCGTCCGCGACGGCTACGAGCAGGAGCGGTTCGGGAAGGCCAACGGCGACCTGACCGACATGCAGCTGGCCACCGGCCGGATGCTCGCGCTGATGTTCCCGATGGTCATGACCGTGGTGAACCTGTCCTCGATCGCGGTCGTGTGGTTCGGCGCGCACCGCATCAACAGCGGCGGGATGCAGATCGGCGACCTGACCGCGTTCCTCGCCTATCTGATGCAGATCGTGATGTCGGTGATGATGGCCACCTTCATGTTCATGATGGTGCCGCGCGCGGAGGTGTGCGCCGAGCGCATCCAGGAGGTCCTGACGACCGACTCCAGCGTGGTGCCGCCGTCGGCGCCGGTCACCGAGCTGCGCCGGCACGGGCACCTGGAGATCCGGGCCGCCGGGTTCCGCTATCCGGGTGCCGAGGAGCCGGTACTGAAGTCCATCGACCTGGTGGCCCGGCCGGGTGAGACGACCGCCGTGATCGGCTCGACGGGCAGCGGCAAGTCGACGCTGCTCGGCCTGGTGCCGCGGCTGTTCGACGCCACCGAGGGCGAGGTCCTCGTGGACGGCGTCGAGGTGCGGGAGCTAGGCCCTGAGCTGCTGGCGAAGACGGTCGGGCTGGTGCCGCAGAAGCCGTACCTGTTCGCGGGGACGGTCGCCACCAACCTGCGCTACGGCAACCCGGACGCCACCGACGAGGAGCTGTGGCACGCGCTGGAGGTGGCGCAGGCGAAGAACTTCGTCAGCGAGCTGGAGGGCGGGCTGAACGCGCCGATCGCGCAGGGCGGCACGAACGTCTCCGGCGGCCAGCGCCAGCGCCTCGCCATCGCGCGCACCCTGGTGCAGCGCCCGGAGATCTACCTCTTCGACGACTCCTTCTCCGCGCTGGACTACGCGACCGACGCGGCGCTGCGGGCGGCGCTCTCCGAGGAGACCGCCGAGGCGACCGTGGTGATCGTCGCCCAGCGGGTGGCGACCATCCGGGACGCCGACCGGATCGTCGTCCTGGACGAGGGCCGGGTGGTCGGCACAGGCCGGCACCACGAGTTGATGGCGGGCAACGAGACCTACCGGGAGATCGTGCTCTCCCAGCTCACGGAAGCGGAGGCTGCCTGA
- a CDS encoding FGGY family carbohydrate kinase has product MGIVAGLDSSPDFTRIVVCDADTGAVLRQGYAPHPVDTPEGGGRPSDVDPQAWLLSLGEAAGGGLLEGVQAIGVSAQPNALVPLDAQGGTVRPALVGGDKRAQVAAADLIDSLGGREAWAQGVGCVPQAAQPVTKLRWLAKSEPENARRTAVLLQAHDWLVWQLLGRPVRRTTDRGGASGTGYWSAGSGAYRPDLVELALGHQAMLPEVIGPSDAAGTTPEGLLISAGTGETMAAAFGLGIGLGDAVVSLGASGSVMAVHPEALADQSGMITSLADATGMHLPVVTTLNAVRALRGAAELLGLPDLESLSELAMKSTPGAHGLVLLPYLEGERTPSLPHTAGTLAGLRRESMKPEHLARAAFEGMLCGLADALDVLRGRGVDVRRIFLLGQAAELPAVQAAAPALFGAQVVVPQPADYAAIGAARQAAWALGVSQGTLDPRTPPAWQGAAAQVLEPGDELPVGQAVRQQYMSVREQTHPGAFRV; this is encoded by the coding sequence ATGGGGATAGTCGCCGGCTTGGACAGCTCACCCGATTTCACGCGCATCGTCGTCTGTGACGCGGACACGGGCGCCGTGCTGCGCCAGGGGTACGCCCCGCACCCGGTGGACACACCGGAGGGCGGCGGCCGCCCCAGCGACGTCGACCCGCAGGCCTGGCTGCTGTCCCTCGGCGAGGCCGCGGGCGGCGGTCTGCTGGAGGGCGTGCAGGCCATCGGCGTGTCGGCGCAGCCCAACGCCCTGGTCCCGCTGGACGCCCAGGGCGGCACGGTGCGCCCCGCGCTGGTCGGCGGTGACAAGCGCGCGCAGGTCGCGGCGGCCGACCTGATCGACTCCCTCGGCGGCCGGGAGGCCTGGGCGCAGGGCGTGGGCTGTGTCCCGCAGGCCGCGCAGCCCGTGACCAAGCTGCGCTGGCTGGCCAAGAGCGAACCCGAGAACGCGCGCCGTACGGCCGTACTGCTCCAGGCGCACGACTGGCTGGTGTGGCAGCTGCTCGGCCGGCCGGTGCGGCGGACCACCGACCGGGGCGGGGCGTCCGGCACCGGGTACTGGTCGGCGGGCAGCGGCGCCTACCGGCCGGACCTGGTCGAGCTGGCGCTCGGTCACCAGGCCATGCTGCCCGAGGTGATCGGCCCGTCCGACGCGGCCGGTACGACACCGGAGGGACTGCTGATCTCCGCCGGCACCGGGGAGACCATGGCCGCCGCGTTCGGGCTGGGCATCGGGCTCGGGGACGCGGTCGTCTCGCTCGGCGCCTCCGGCTCCGTGATGGCCGTGCACCCCGAGGCACTCGCCGACCAGTCCGGGATGATCACCTCCCTGGCCGACGCCACCGGCATGCACCTCCCGGTCGTCACCACCCTGAACGCGGTGCGCGCCCTGCGCGGCGCCGCCGAACTCCTCGGCCTGCCGGACCTGGAGAGCCTGTCCGAGCTGGCGATGAAGTCGACGCCGGGCGCCCACGGGCTCGTCCTGCTGCCCTACCTGGAAGGTGAGCGCACGCCCAGCCTGCCGCACACCGCCGGCACGCTCGCCGGGCTGCGGCGGGAGTCGATGAAGCCCGAGCACCTGGCGCGGGCCGCGTTCGAGGGGATGCTGTGCGGGCTCGCCGACGCGCTGGACGTGCTGCGCGGCCGGGGCGTGGACGTACGGCGGATCTTCCTGCTGGGCCAGGCCGCCGAACTGCCCGCGGTGCAGGCGGCGGCGCCGGCGCTGTTCGGCGCGCAGGTCGTCGTACCGCAGCCCGCCGACTACGCGGCGATCGGTGCCGCGCGGCAGGCCGCCTGGGCGCTCGGCGTGTCGCAGGGCACCCTCGACCCGCGCACCCCGCCGGCCTGGCAGGGCGCGGCGGCGCAGGTCCTGGAGCCGGGCGACGAACTGCCCGTGGGCCAGGCGGTGCGCCAGCAGTACATGTCCGTACGGGAGCAGACCCACCCCGGGGCGTTCCGGGTGTAG
- a CDS encoding aconitate hydratase: MGVGYGAKGTVVGRLVEEHLVAGRMVPGEEIGLRVDQTLTQDATGTLVMQELEALGLDRVRTEVSVQYVDHNLLQTDERNAEDHAFLRSAVRRFGLWYSKPGNGVSHPTHMQRFGIPGRSLAGSDSHTCAAGSLGMLAVGAGGLEVALAMAGRPLYLRMPAIRGIRLTGELPPWCSAKDVILELLRRHGVKGGVNRVLEYHGPGLAGLTAMDRHVIANMGAELGATASVFPADDAVRAFLRAEGREEDFTEIVAAPDARYDEEEELDLATLQPLIARPSSPGNVVPVREVAGERADQVVIGSSANPGLRDFAVAAAIVRGRQTAPGVSFDVNPTSREILQDLTRMGAVFDLIAAGARLHQAGCLGCIGMGQAPAAGRNSLRTFPRNFRGRSGTEDDAVWLCSPETAAVSALTGVITDPRDWAEREQVACPAVELPERATVNTSMLEPPLPPDEAAGVELERGPNISALPPLDPMPETIEAPVLLKAGDDVSTDEISPAGAKVLPLRSNIPKLAEFTLTRLDPDYPRRAAPTRDGGGHFIVAGENWGQGSSREHAAITPRHLGLRVIVAKSYARIHWQNLANFGVLALEFDDPADYDRVSEGDRLRLDDPHTALAPDAPPALSLRNTTRDESYPVHHQLSARRRAEVLAGGTIPALAGSRSGPGKQD; encoded by the coding sequence ATGGGTGTGGGATACGGCGCCAAGGGGACGGTGGTGGGGCGGCTCGTCGAGGAGCATCTGGTGGCGGGGCGCATGGTGCCCGGTGAGGAGATCGGGCTGCGGGTCGACCAGACCCTCACCCAGGACGCCACCGGCACGCTGGTGATGCAGGAGCTGGAGGCGCTCGGCCTGGACCGGGTCCGCACCGAGGTCAGCGTGCAGTACGTCGACCACAACCTGCTGCAGACCGACGAGCGCAACGCGGAGGACCACGCCTTCCTGCGGTCGGCGGTACGCCGGTTCGGGCTCTGGTACTCCAAACCGGGCAACGGCGTCTCGCACCCCACGCACATGCAGCGCTTCGGCATCCCCGGCCGCAGCCTGGCCGGCTCCGACTCCCACACCTGCGCCGCCGGCTCGCTGGGCATGCTGGCGGTCGGGGCGGGCGGTCTCGAGGTGGCGCTGGCCATGGCCGGGCGGCCGCTGTACCTGCGCATGCCGGCGATCCGGGGGATCCGGCTGACCGGCGAGCTGCCCCCGTGGTGCAGCGCCAAGGACGTGATCCTGGAGCTGCTGCGCCGGCACGGCGTCAAGGGCGGGGTCAACCGCGTCCTGGAGTACCACGGCCCAGGACTGGCCGGGCTGACTGCGATGGACCGGCACGTCATCGCCAACATGGGTGCCGAACTCGGCGCCACCGCCAGCGTGTTCCCCGCCGACGACGCCGTGCGCGCGTTCCTGCGGGCGGAGGGCCGCGAGGAGGACTTCACCGAGATCGTCGCCGCACCGGACGCCCGCTACGACGAGGAGGAGGAACTCGACCTCGCCACGCTACAGCCGCTGATCGCCCGGCCGTCCTCGCCCGGCAACGTGGTGCCCGTGCGCGAGGTGGCGGGGGAGCGGGCCGACCAGGTGGTGATCGGTTCGTCCGCCAACCCCGGCCTGCGGGACTTCGCCGTCGCCGCCGCGATCGTCCGCGGCCGCCAGACCGCGCCCGGCGTGAGCTTCGACGTCAATCCGACCTCCCGGGAGATCCTCCAGGACCTCACCCGCATGGGCGCCGTCTTCGACCTGATCGCCGCCGGGGCCCGGCTGCACCAGGCCGGCTGCCTCGGCTGCATCGGCATGGGCCAGGCCCCGGCCGCCGGCCGCAACTCCCTGCGCACCTTCCCGCGCAACTTCCGCGGCCGCTCCGGCACCGAGGACGACGCGGTGTGGCTGTGCTCCCCGGAGACCGCCGCCGTGTCCGCGCTGACCGGTGTCATCACCGACCCGCGGGACTGGGCGGAGCGCGAACAGGTCGCCTGCCCGGCCGTCGAGCTGCCGGAGCGGGCCACGGTCAACACGTCCATGCTGGAACCGCCGCTGCCCCCGGACGAGGCGGCCGGAGTGGAGCTGGAGCGCGGGCCCAACATCTCCGCCCTGCCCCCACTCGATCCGATGCCCGAGACCATCGAGGCGCCGGTCCTGCTCAAGGCCGGCGACGACGTCTCCACCGACGAGATCTCGCCCGCCGGCGCCAAGGTGCTGCCGCTGCGCTCCAACATCCCCAAGCTCGCCGAGTTCACCCTCACCCGGCTCGACCCCGACTACCCGCGCCGGGCCGCCCCCACCCGGGACGGCGGAGGGCACTTCATCGTCGCCGGGGAGAACTGGGGGCAGGGCTCCTCCCGCGAGCACGCCGCGATCACCCCGCGCCACCTCGGTCTGCGGGTCATCGTCGCCAAGTCCTACGCCCGCATCCACTGGCAGAACCTCGCCAACTTCGGTGTCCTCGCCCTGGAGTTCGACGACCCCGCCGACTACGACCGCGTCAGCGAGGGCGACCGGCTCCGCCTCGACGACCCGCACACCGCCCTCGCCCCCGACGCTCCGCCGGCCCTGAGCCTGCGCAACACCACCCGCGACGAGTCGTACCCGGTCCACCACCAGCTGTCCGCCCGCCGCAGGGCGGAGGTGCTGGCCGGCGGGACGATCCCGGCGCTGGCCGGATCGCGGAGCGGGCCGGGGAAGCAGGACTGA